TAGTTattaggcccacttagttaacttgttgaccaagtagaaaaccctaatcttgttctataTATACCTATGATGTAAATATAGTCATTCTGAAAAcagttgtgagcatctaataaaagtgaaaccctagttgcaacccgtggatgtaggtcaccttgaccgaaccacgtaaatcctcgtgttctttattttctactagtgtgtgtgtgtttgtttcgCTTCCGCTCGAGACTACTCTGATCCGATATCCCTAACAATTAGTTAGCTATTCTAGGGGAATACAATAAATAATTTtagttataatttttttaatggcTAAATTTTTATCAATGGGATTTGAACCCTCACCACATGGAAAAGCAAAGTCTTATCCAACACCTTGATACCATACCAATAGGCCAAAGGCCTTTTGGtaatttaaattataaatttacctatatggctttacaaaaacattaaacaccCATGTTAAATGGAGGATTTCTACTGTTTTAAGACAGATTCTTTCTATTCTTACAAAAACATTATTCTTGTTGAACTCTCCACTATTGGTTAATTATAAACtgatttataattaaaaaaaaaataatggcaATCAATGTAGGTCAATTCCAATGTCCAGATCAGTTCTAGTTCTGTAATACCCAAATTAAACTATACCTTTTAGATCTATTAATATTATCCAAAATTAGGGCAAATATCAGCTTCCCAATCAACCACACAACAGAAACAGACACCAGAAACCTAACCGTTACCGAAGATAGTAAAATGCACtctaaaataatcataaacacaatTCACTACCACAAAACCTAACCAAAACATGTACAGAATAACAATAAATCGCAACAAATCAGCTCTAATTAAGCATCCAAACAATTTCAACAACAATTTTGAGCAATCAACGTCATAGCAGACTAAAATGCATGAAAATTAAAGCGGAAATTGATACAAGTCAATAACTGCGTGAATTGTTACCTTTTTTTCGAAGATAGACCTTCAATTGTTGACGAATTTCATGAAATTGAAGTGAAAATATGAGTAATATCAGGCGAATTGAACAGGTTTGGCGATTTTAGGTGCAAATAAGCATgcatgaagagagagagagagagaagaaattTGGGAAATTTGAGTTTAGGGGAAGAGGAGGGTGTGGAAAGCGTGCATTTGCAGTGTTTTCCACTTCCTCGAACCCATCGATGGGTCCCATGCTACAACTAGAAATTGGGCCTACTTTTCCTAATGGGCCGAATTAGTAAAGTTAGGTACTACTTTAGGTACCTACCAGTCCCAATAGGAAATAGGTACCGTTAGtacttttattttgtttaaatgtGTGGGTCTAAACAAGCCTGTTATTTATATAAGTTTAAGTTATTATacgagttttttttttaacttatgatagaaataattaaataataaattatgttatatataaaaatttgaaactaaaaatatatataagttaACTATAAAATAATTAGCGAGCTTGAACTTTTGCAAGTTAAAGGAAGTTAGCTGGAGCCTTAGTCGAGCTTCGGGTCGGCTCATGTACTCTGTAACTCTTAAGACCTGGCTAATTCTTAGTTTATCAAGAATTGTAACGACTAATCTCATTCATTGATTTACTTGTGGCAGAAGCAACCTAATGACAAATTTACTGCGAACGAGATAAAAATTAACAAGTGATATTTTTTTCTAATATTTATCGTGTGAAAAGGTTCTAACTTTTGACATGGTTGATTAACCAACTTGAATTAGATGGACAAGGACATAGATTGTGCATCGGATTTGTGATGTAGTGGAAGTTTTTCTTGTATGATAGCTTATATTGAATCAAGATGTTTTGAAGCTTGTTCTGTTTTGTAACTTGGGTGCAATTATCAAGTCAAAATATATCACTTGTAAACATGATATTTAACTGTTGCTAGAGAAACTTACGGATCTCGTGTCGTGACTTGAGTAAGTAACTAAGTAAGATGTATTTGGAGAGaggtttagttgtttttattgaacggccaacaaaataAAACCCGGGGTAACCTAATGGCAAAAGGCAACCGTAGACAGCACTGCAGTTCCTGGGAAAACACACTGCGGTAAAACCCGGTTGGGATCAGATTGGAACTTAAGACCTCTTGCCTTAAAACCAAACCTTCACTAAGGTTTAGTTGTAGGAGGTTAACTCTCTTTAAATATGGTAGAGGCATACAAAACCTGGTTTGGGCCCAAACTTGTTTGGGTTGTAAACCGGCCTGGTTTTTTCACCTTTGGCTCAAACAAACCAGTTCGGGTTTAGAATCTATTTTACGGTTGAAAACTCAACCCACTCAAACCGATTTAGGACCAAAAACCCAGTTTTTGACATGTTTTTCAAATCAGGTCGGGTCCAAACCAGTTTCAAAGAACATGACTACAAATTGGTATACGAACTTGCGGGTTGGTCGTGTCCAAAACGGTTTTTCAAGTTATGGAACAATTAATTCCAATGTCCATAAGAAAACATATTTTGTTCAAATGGACTATTGTGTCAAAAACCGTTTTAACTCAACAAACACAAGGTCCAACCAACCAACCGTTGCACATTCCTTAAAGGCGCCAAAGAAAACtaacaaaaaaacacaaaatctCCTGTTTTTTAGGATTTGCCGTAATTAAGATTCAGAAACAAATAcccattaataaaaaaaaaagaaacaaacaaaTTTAACGGTTCTCCTTCCATCGAGAAAAGTATGCATTTCCTTAATTTCACTTTTTCCATATTTTCTTATTTTCATTTTcttgatatttttattttttatttttgtgtatTTTAGGTTTTAGATGATCGTGAAAAGTGCATGCTTATTGTTGTTTTTGTTTATATTTCAAGTGTTGGGATCAGAAGGATGAAAAGCCAGGAGGATGGTCAGAAGGTTGATAGAGCACAAACCCCTCTTTCGTCGATTGCGCAGGCGTTTGAGGAGATTTCCGATTTGATTAAAAAGGGCGACGGTAATGAGCCCTTGATTGATTTGCCGTTGAAGCCGTTTTGTGAGGCCTGTTCTTTCGTTTCCGTGCTTTTCGGTTGTCTTGGCATCGCTTTTAAATTCGCCGAAATGGAATACACAgccaaggttttttttttttttttttttttttttttttttttttttttttttgtgtgtgtgtgaagCTTTTAACATTATCCCTGATTTTATGATACATTCGTGCAAATAATTATTTGCACACAATCACGTGGATAACTGTGAGAACTGCATAAACACCTGTATCTAGCGCTTAATGTGTAATAAATAAGGGTGCGGGATATTACTAGATCTTCACATGATTGCGTGCACGTGTTTATGTGGTTCTTGTGATTTTTTTACTTAAATTTGGTTAGGTATTTCTATAATTGTTAATTAGTTTCTCAACTTTAACTTATTAGTTAGATGTTACGGTTTCAAATGTTATGACTTGACGGTTGATGGTTTTCAGTTGAAAGATCTTCTTGAGGCATCAAAGAGTTTCGACACGTTAAGTAGCGTAGTTGACTATGACTTAAAGAATAAGACGGTAAAATCACCTGGAAGCCATACTCGTAACCTTCGCAGAGTTAGGCAAGGTCTAGATCTCATAAAAGAATTATTTCAGAACTTTTTGTCACCCGAGTAAGTCGCGCGTGTTTTATTTTCATAACCAATCAGTTAATGGCGTTTTTTTATTAATAGTACTTTTGTGATATTTCAGAAACCTTTCGCTTAAAACCGCAGCTACAACAGCATATCAACAAACTTGTGCACCGTATCACACATGGGCAGTAAGGACTGCGGCTTCTGCTGGAATGTGTACTCTTCCAACAAGGGAACAACTTTTGTTGAATCTAAATGAAACCGGTACGCGTGTgagattaattattaattatcgtCGGATTGTTTGGTTACCTCGCTTTATATCTTTGCTTGCTTATCTTGTGTTACAGATAAATCAGCGGACAAAGAAATGAGGAGGTACATAAAAGCATCAATTGATGTTATAAAAATCATTGATAATCTATATATTTCTAGAGGTATTAAACTGGATTGGTGATTTTGTATGTATGATCCAACTTTGGTTGGGTTAATGTAAACTTTAAATAATCAACAACTCATTAAATCATGTCTAATGTGGATGTATCACTTGTTATAATTCATGTtgtgtggtttttttttttttttttttttttttttttttttttttttttttgacacaCTTGTATACTTACCTCTAACTTGACATACAAATTAGTCATTGTTCATTTCTCTTGTTACATACAAAAATGCACATATTGTTTTAACAGTGATATACAAGGCGCGAGGCGGCTACCAATTCAACTTGTTGTTTGGATCGGAGGTTTGTTTTTATTgaagtttacttttcaaaaaagaaaaaatcCGCAATACATTTGCTGCCAAGTGCCAACATAATGTAACTGATTTGAACTTGCAGTTGACTTTTTGCTGCCTTTAACCTTATATCTGTTATTGACATCACTACTCCACATACATCGTCTTATGGTTAAATCATTACAGCTATTGTGAACCCGAGCCTTCTCTTCAACTTTCTAATCTATCAATTGTCATATATTGCATAATGCAATACCACTTGTATTTACGCATAGTATTACTATTTCTGATAACCAACATGCATTTGTCCCCTTTGGATCCCTAGCTCCAGAAGCTATCCGTTTGTTGACTAGGGTCCAACAGGTTGTCCACAGCAGCGGCTCATCATCAACAGGGGGCAGGGGTTTGTCTTTAAtaggctagggtttgctattcagaaaggggtagcggcgcagcttgttgctcgcttacctgcgaTATTGATGTAAAGTGCATTTAGATGTG
This is a stretch of genomic DNA from Helianthus annuus cultivar XRQ/B chromosome 16, HanXRQr2.0-SUNRISE, whole genome shotgun sequence. It encodes these proteins:
- the LOC110917718 gene encoding ACD11 homolog protein; the protein is MLIVVFVYISSVGIRRMKSQEDGQKVDRAQTPLSSIAQAFEEISDLIKKGDGNEPLIDLPLKPFCEACSFVSVLFGCLGIAFKFAEMEYTAKLKDLLEASKSFDTLSSVVDYDLKNKTVKSPGSHTRNLRRVRQGLDLIKELFQNFLSPENLSLKTAATTAYQQTCAPYHTWAVRTAASAGMCTLPTREQLLLNLNETDKSADKEMRRYIKASIDVIKIIDNLYISRGIKLDW